The window AAGACGGACGACGGTCCGACGAAAATGGGAACGGCTTTCAACGGGTGAACGATGGATGATGATGGAGCTCGCAAGCGGTCATCCGCTCAGTACCATGGCGGAGTCCAAAGCTCTTTCGCCTAAACAACAGACGTTTCTTCTGGATGCGGCATCGGACTATCTTCGATATCAGAGTGAGACGGATAGAAAGCACGCTGCTGATTACAAGGAGCGTCACCGGAAGGTGTTGGTTGAACGAAGCGCGCTCAGAATACCGTCTGATGACATGAAGATTCTGCCCTTTGCGGATCATCCGGATGCGGGGCACAGCACGTCGAGGGCGAGTGTAGGTGGTGGATGGCGCAACAATGATACCTTCGAGGAAGTCACCGTCCGTGCGGGGCACCATGATCTCCTGGATCCGGAGATCGGTTATACCCCGAACTCGCAACTGGAGCTGGCATCCGTGGCGCTGCGGCATTACAACCGGGCCGATCAGTTCCGGTTGGAACGCGCGACGCTTGCCAATGTCCTGTCGTTGTCGCCGATGGACGCTCTCTCTCATGCCCCCTCCTGGAAGATCAATGTCGGCATGCAGACGATTCGTCACAATGCCTGCCGCTTGTGTAGCAATGGGGCGATCAATGGGGGGGTCGGCGCGGCGGTCGAAAGCCATTGGCTGAAGCGCGAGGTCTATTTTGCCTTTGCAGAAGGGGAGGCGAATTATAGTCGCGCCTATGAGGAGCGGCATCGCATCGGCGGCGGCGGCACGGCCGGGTTGTTGGCCGATCTCACCGACCGTTGGAAAATGATGGCCACCGGCACCTATCTGAAATATGCGTTGGGGGAGAAGTCCGACGATATCCGGTGGTTTGTCGGATCGCGCTATACCCTGACCCAGAATTGGGCTATGAGGCTGGAGTACAATCACCGCGATCACGACAACGATGTGGTGCTGTCGGTTCAGGCGTTCTTCTAGGTGCAGCGGGAGATCACGTGAGCATCCTCGATCAAATTTTCGTGTTCCATCCAGACCCCTGGAAGGATCGGGATTGGAAAGCCCTGAGCGGTTTGCCTCTGGAAGAGGTTTGGTTTACATCGGGGGATGGGACGAAGCTGTTCGGCTGGTATGTGGAGAACCTCGCGACGAACGGTGTGATCCTGTGGTGCCATGGGAACGCGGGCAACATCATCAACCGGCTGGAGAATTTGAAGCTCCTCTCCCAGCTAGGCCTATCGGTGTTCCTGTTCGACTATCGCGGCTATGGGCGGAGTCAGGGAAAGCCGTCGGAAGAGGGACTTTACCAGGATGCGCTGGGCGCCTACGATTACCTCACGCGAACCAGAATGATTCGCCCTGAACGGCTTGTGCTGTTCGGGCGTTCGCTCGGAGCGGCTGTGGCGGGAGAGCTTGCCTCTCAGAAGCCTGCCGCAGGTTTGATCCTCGAATCGGCATTCCCGTCGATCGAAGCGGTGGCCAAGTTTCATTACGGCGGGCTGCCGGTCCATCGGCTGCTCGGGGCGGACTTTTCATTGATCGATCGCCTGCCGCAGCTCTCTCTGCCAAAACTGATTATTCACGGAGACAAAGACGACATCATTCCGCTTGAACTAGGCCGGCAGATTTTTGAGGCGGCGAAACCGCCAAAGTCCTTCTACCTCATTGAGGGCGCCGATCATAACAACACGTACCAGATTGGCGGCGCCGCCTATTTCCAGCGATGGATCGAGTTCGTCCACACCGTCATCCGGTCTTAGCCTACGCTCAAGTGAGATGGGCGCGACGGGCGAGCGAAGCGCGATTAGAAGTGTGAAGTCTGGAAAACCTCGAACTTCGGACTCTTGCGTATGGCGCCCGCCACTCCATAATTTCAGAATGAGTGAAATTGATTGGAGATCGCTTCGATATTTGATACAGTCCGCTTCGGTAAGATCGAGTGGTTGCTCAGAGCGGCCTGATGGCGGTTGGGTGTGAATAATGGCTAAGGAGGCCGGGGTGGTGATTTCTTCTCGTCTGCTGACGTTCAGTCTGCTGGGTTTCGTGATGTTGCTTGCGCCAGGCTGTGCGGGGAGAGCCGCCATAGTGCAGTCACAGGAGCGGAGCGACGCGAGTCCGGTCGTGGAGCAGGCCCTTGCACCAACCCCCTCGGCGCCACAAGAAGATATTGCTTCGGACAAACTACCTTACAGTTTCGTGAGATCCGATGATAACGATCCCCGGCTTGATCCTTTCGTCAGGGCCGTCGATCCTTTCGCCAGGGCGAATGAATACTATCCTCTGGAAGCGGAAGAGCAGATTCCTCTATCGGCTTCCATGCTGACCTTTGCGTCGACTTCTGTGGTGATTCCTGCGTCGACCTCCTCGGTGCCGCAAGATGCGACTCCAGACGAAGCGCTTGATCCTTTTGCCAGGGCCGATGAGGAAGCCGGTGAGGACTATGATCCCTGGGAGCCGGTAAACACCCACATCTTCGAATTCAACCGTCAGCTCGATCGATTTGTGCTCAAGCCGGTCGCGAAGGGATATGACTTCCTTATGCCGGACTGGGTGCAGGTCAGCATCAAGAATATCTATTATAACCTGCGGTTTCCGCCCCGCCTTTTGAACAATGTATTTCAAGGGAAGTTCAAGGGAGCCAGTATCGAGGTGGGTCGGTTCCTCGTGAACAGCACGTTAGGCGGAGCGGGGATCGTCGACGTGGCCAAGGACATGGGGCTGGAGACGCCGGAAGAAGATGTGGGCCAGACGCTCGGACGGTACGGCGTCAAGCCTGGTCCCTATCTGGTATTGCCGCTGCTTCCTCCCTTTACCGTCAGGGACTTCGTCGGCTTTCTTGGCGACATTGCCTTGAACCCGATCAACTGGCTGGTCGCTCCGATCGTCGAGGTCAAACACGTTCCTTCAATCATTGCCCACAAGAATCGGATGACATCCACGTCGCTCCAACTCGGTGTCCGAATCGAGGAAATGGTGAACGAGCGCTCGATGAACCTTGAGAAATTTCAGGGAGTCGAGGAAGCCACGCTCGATCTTTATACCGCCGTCCGCAACGCCTATTTGCAGAAGCGGGCGAAGGCGATCCGGGAATAGCGCAAAGGAGGTCTGTTTGGTCTATCCGGTCTATCTGGAGCAACGAGATAGACTGAATAGACCGGACAGACCAGATAGACGTTTTTATCGGATCACGCCGAGTTCTTTGCCGACCTTCTTGAAGGCGGTGATGGCTCGCTCGAGCTGTTCTCTCGTATGGGCTGCTGACATCTGCACACGAATCCTGGCTTGTCCTTCCGGTACCACCGGGTAACTGAACCCCACGACATAGATCCCTTCTTCTAGCAGCCGTTCTGCCATCTTGTTGGCAAGCGACGCGTCACCGAACATGACCGGGATAATGGGATGCTCGCCGGGAATGAGCCGGAATCCGAGCGCGGCGAGTTGCGCGCGGAAGAAGGTTGCGTTTTCGCACAGCCTGGCCCGTAACTGGTCTCCTTTGGCCACGAGAGTCACGGCCCGTTGCGCCGCCGCGGCGATCACCGGAGGGAGTGAATTGGAAAAGAGGTAGGGCCGTGATCGTTGCCGCAAGAGCTCGACGATTTCTTTTCGTCCTGACGTAAACCCGCCCGTCGCGCCGCCCAATGTTTTCCCCAGCGTGCTGGTGACCATCTCGATCTTGTCCGCGACGCCGAAATGGTCTGGTGTGCCTCGCCCGTTGCGTCCGAGCACCCCGGTCGCGTGGCTGTCGTCCACGATCACCGCTGCATCGTATCGCTCCGCCAGTTCGACGATGCGATCGAGTTTTGCGAGATCCCCATCCATGGAAAATACCCCGTCCGTCGCGATGAGGCGAAGCCGGCTGGTGGCCGCCTCGCGCAGTTTGGATTCCAGGTCTGCCATGTCGGAATGGGCGTAGCGGAGCCTGGTTGCCTTGCAGAGCCGGATGCCGTCGATCAGGCTGGCGTGGTTCAAGGCGTCGCTGATGACGGTGTCTTGCTCGCCGAGCAGCACTTCGAACAGTCCGCCGTTCGCGTCAAAGCAGGAACTATAGAGGATGGTGTCCTCGGTGCCGAGGAAGGAACTGATCGTCTGTTCGAGTTGCTTATGGAGGTCCTGCGTGCCGCAGATGAACCGGACGGAGGCCATGCCGTAGCCATGCTCGTGCAGTCCTTCGATGGCGGCCTCCCGGATATCCGGGTGGTTGGCGAGGCCTAGATAATTGTTGGCGCAGAGATT of the Nitrospirota bacterium genome contains:
- a CDS encoding DUF4105 domain-containing protein, which produces MKFRLADEREWHLLLHYRENLLGGYTSEADDPQFFLSPIGRTDPQAELEGTIRSLFSGEPVGSSKEPAQCSFIARYHWLKDRLAINEAKLPVTRCERFDLWVHELNAESVTLIFASAFLDNPASMFGHTFLRVDQKGQTEQTRLLAYTINYAAEVPPDEGALYPIKGIFGGFRGYFMTPPYYLKVQEYRDIENRDIWEYRLNFSEHQVRRLLEHVWELGTTYFDYFFFKENCSYHILSLLEYADPTLHLTNQFHVWTVPSDTVRLIATGPQLVSETVFRPSRRTTVRRKWERLSTGERWMMMELASGHPLSTMAESKALSPKQQTFLLDAASDYLRYQSETDRKHAADYKERHRKVLVERSALRIPSDDMKILPFADHPDAGHSTSRASVGGGWRNNDTFEEVTVRAGHHDLLDPEIGYTPNSQLELASVALRHYNRADQFRLERATLANVLSLSPMDALSHAPSWKINVGMQTIRHNACRLCSNGAINGGVGAAVESHWLKREVYFAFAEGEANYSRAYEERHRIGGGGTAGLLADLTDRWKMMATGTYLKYALGEKSDDIRWFVGSRYTLTQNWAMRLEYNHRDHDNDVVLSVQAFF
- a CDS encoding alpha/beta hydrolase, which gives rise to MSILDQIFVFHPDPWKDRDWKALSGLPLEEVWFTSGDGTKLFGWYVENLATNGVILWCHGNAGNIINRLENLKLLSQLGLSVFLFDYRGYGRSQGKPSEEGLYQDALGAYDYLTRTRMIRPERLVLFGRSLGAAVAGELASQKPAAGLILESAFPSIEAVAKFHYGGLPVHRLLGADFSLIDRLPQLSLPKLIIHGDKDDIIPLELGRQIFEAAKPPKSFYLIEGADHNNTYQIGGAAYFQRWIEFVHTVIRS
- a CDS encoding VacJ family lipoprotein, whose amino-acid sequence is MAKEAGVVISSRLLTFSLLGFVMLLAPGCAGRAAIVQSQERSDASPVVEQALAPTPSAPQEDIASDKLPYSFVRSDDNDPRLDPFVRAVDPFARANEYYPLEAEEQIPLSASMLTFASTSVVIPASTSSVPQDATPDEALDPFARADEEAGEDYDPWEPVNTHIFEFNRQLDRFVLKPVAKGYDFLMPDWVQVSIKNIYYNLRFPPRLLNNVFQGKFKGASIEVGRFLVNSTLGGAGIVDVAKDMGLETPEEDVGQTLGRYGVKPGPYLVLPLLPPFTVRDFVGFLGDIALNPINWLVAPIVEVKHVPSIIAHKNRMTSTSLQLGVRIEEMVNERSMNLEKFQGVEEATLDLYTAVRNAYLQKRAKAIRE
- a CDS encoding glycine C-acetyltransferase, with protein sequence MAYDSLKKTLAERLVDIRSAGLYKSERQILGPQGAEIRVAQGEVLNLCANNYLGLANHPDIREAAIEGLHEHGYGMASVRFICGTQDLHKQLEQTISSFLGTEDTILYSSCFDANGGLFEVLLGEQDTVISDALNHASLIDGIRLCKATRLRYAHSDMADLESKLREAATSRLRLIATDGVFSMDGDLAKLDRIVELAERYDAAVIVDDSHATGVLGRNGRGTPDHFGVADKIEMVTSTLGKTLGGATGGFTSGRKEIVELLRQRSRPYLFSNSLPPVIAAAAQRAVTLVAKGDQLRARLCENATFFRAQLAALGFRLIPGEHPIIPVMFGDASLANKMAERLLEEGIYVVGFSYPVVPEGQARIRVQMSAAHTREQLERAITAFKKVGKELGVIR